In one Pseudomonas sp. SCA2728.1_7 genomic region, the following are encoded:
- a CDS encoding ABC transporter ATP-binding protein, whose protein sequence is MLRVFEQRLDPFPPDEAPPPPVGLMRFLWACTRGARGYILALALLSAGVSIYEAWLFSFLGQVVDLLSTWQAGGGVNAQESRVLWGIGIVLFISIGLVALRTMVQHQILAINLPLRLRWDFHRLMLRQSLSFFSDEFSGRVTTKVMQTALAVREVLFTLIEIAPGIGVYFIAIIALAGGFALKLMLPFIAWLALFGLAMVYFVPRLGKVGQEQADARSSMTGRIADAYTNITTVKLFSHSKREAHFARAAMEDFKLTGFRQMRLVSQFEIVNQALVVGLIIGAGGYALWLWHLGQVGTGAVAAITAMALRINGMSHWIMWQMTSLFENIGTVQDGMATLTRGPKVQDAPNASVLVPAGGAVSFDKVNFNYNGERQVLDNLSLNIRAGEKIGLVGRSGAGKSTLINLLLRFYDVDSGEIRIDGQNIAHVTQDSLRSAIGMVTQDTSLLHRSIRDNIAYGRPDATDEDIRRAAANAQADGFISQLSDKQGHSGYDTLVGERGIKLSGGQRQRIAIARVMLKNAPILLLDEATSALDSEVEVAIQESLDEMMQGKTVIAIAHRLSTIAAMDRLIVMDEGRIIEQGTHTELLNRNGIYARLWQHQSGGFLGEDQGVAAAMDQA, encoded by the coding sequence ATGCTTCGCGTGTTTGAACAACGGCTCGACCCCTTCCCTCCCGACGAAGCACCGCCTCCGCCCGTCGGCCTGATGCGGTTCCTGTGGGCCTGCACGCGCGGTGCACGCGGTTATATCCTCGCGCTGGCGCTGCTCAGTGCCGGTGTGTCGATCTACGAAGCCTGGCTGTTTTCCTTTCTTGGCCAAGTCGTCGATCTGCTCTCGACGTGGCAGGCCGGCGGCGGTGTCAACGCACAAGAAAGTCGCGTGCTGTGGGGCATCGGCATTGTGTTGTTCATCAGCATCGGGCTGGTGGCGCTGCGCACTATGGTTCAGCACCAGATCCTCGCGATCAATCTGCCGTTGCGGCTGCGCTGGGACTTCCATCGACTGATGCTGCGGCAAAGCCTTTCGTTCTTTTCCGATGAGTTTTCCGGGCGGGTCACGACCAAGGTCATGCAGACCGCGCTGGCGGTGCGCGAAGTCTTGTTCACGCTCATCGAAATCGCACCGGGCATTGGCGTTTACTTCATTGCGATCATCGCCCTCGCTGGCGGTTTTGCCTTGAAACTGATGCTGCCGTTCATTGCCTGGCTCGCGTTATTCGGGCTGGCCATGGTTTATTTTGTGCCGCGCCTGGGGAAAGTCGGCCAGGAACAGGCCGATGCGCGATCGTCGATGACCGGGCGCATTGCCGACGCCTACACCAACATCACCACGGTGAAACTGTTCTCGCACTCCAAGCGTGAAGCACACTTCGCGCGCGCGGCGATGGAGGATTTCAAGCTCACCGGTTTTCGCCAGATGCGTCTGGTCAGCCAGTTCGAGATCGTCAATCAGGCGCTGGTGGTCGGGCTGATTATCGGTGCCGGCGGCTATGCCCTGTGGCTGTGGCATCTGGGTCAGGTCGGCACCGGCGCGGTCGCGGCGATCACCGCCATGGCATTGCGCATCAACGGTATGTCGCACTGGATCATGTGGCAGATGACGTCACTGTTCGAAAACATCGGCACCGTGCAGGACGGCATGGCCACCCTCACCCGCGGCCCCAAAGTGCAGGACGCGCCGAACGCCAGTGTGCTGGTGCCGGCTGGCGGCGCGGTGTCTTTTGACAAGGTGAATTTCAACTACAACGGCGAACGCCAGGTCCTCGACAACCTGAGCCTGAACATCCGCGCCGGCGAAAAAATCGGTCTGGTCGGCCGTTCCGGTGCGGGCAAATCGACGCTGATCAACCTGCTGCTGCGCTTCTATGATGTCGACAGCGGTGAGATCCGCATCGACGGCCAGAACATCGCGCACGTGACCCAAGACAGCCTGCGCAGCGCAATCGGCATGGTCACGCAGGACACGTCCCTGCTGCACCGCTCGATTCGCGACAACATCGCCTACGGCCGCCCGGACGCCACCGACGAAGATATCCGCCGCGCCGCCGCCAATGCGCAAGCCGACGGTTTCATCAGCCAACTCAGCGACAAGCAGGGTCACAGCGGCTACGACACGCTGGTCGGCGAACGCGGCATCAAACTCTCCGGCGGCCAGCGCCAACGCATCGCCATTGCCCGAGTGATGCTCAAGAACGCGCCGATCCTGCTGCTAGACGAAGCCACCAGTGCGCTGGACTCGGAAGTCGAAGTGGCCATTCAGGAAAGCCTCGATGAAATGATGCAGGGCAAAACCGTCATCGCTATTGCCCATCGGCTGTCGACGATTGCGGCGATGGATCGACTGATTGTCATGGACGAGGGACGCATCATCGAACAGGGGACGCACACTGAATTACTTAACAGAAACGGCATTTATGCACGGCTCTGGCAGCATCAGAGTGGTGGGTTTCTGGGTGAGGATCAGGGCGTGGCGGCGGCGATGGATCAGGCTTGA
- a CDS encoding alpha/beta hydrolase, translating to MSNANWGTATPWRQGERELAQVRAFNRKLAWLPRFKIRNRLTPRLIQALLRCSQIGGSRVLRKFGLTAERKLIDNVPVRIIRPKGPAKGVVLDFHGGGWVIGNAQMDDNFNAAIVDSCQVTVVSVDYRLAVSTPIEGLLEDCLNATRWLLQEPEFAGLPVVVVGESAGGHLAAATLLALQQWPDLLQRISGALLYYGVYDLTGTSSVRNAPADTLVLDGPGMVEALRLLTPDLTDEQRRQPPLSPLYGDFAGFPPALLFAGELDPLRDDTLNIAKRWAQSAPVEMYMLPSSPHGFIHFPTAIAQGVLAYSRKWISARVEAVKVPDELA from the coding sequence ATGAGCAATGCCAATTGGGGTACTGCAACACCATGGCGGCAAGGCGAGCGTGAGCTGGCGCAGGTGCGCGCCTTCAACCGCAAACTCGCCTGGCTGCCGCGTTTCAAGATCCGCAATCGCCTGACGCCGCGTTTGATTCAGGCGCTGTTGCGCTGCAGCCAGATCGGCGGCTCGCGCGTGTTGCGCAAGTTTGGTCTGACGGCTGAGCGCAAGCTGATTGATAACGTGCCGGTGCGGATCATTCGCCCCAAGGGCCCGGCGAAAGGCGTGGTGCTGGACTTTCACGGTGGCGGCTGGGTGATCGGCAATGCGCAGATGGACGACAACTTCAACGCGGCCATCGTCGACAGCTGCCAAGTAACCGTGGTCTCGGTGGATTATCGACTGGCCGTGTCCACGCCCATCGAAGGCTTGCTGGAGGATTGCCTCAACGCCACTCGTTGGTTGTTACAAGAGCCTGAGTTCGCCGGCCTGCCCGTCGTGGTGGTCGGTGAATCGGCGGGCGGTCATCTGGCGGCGGCGACCCTGTTGGCGCTGCAACAATGGCCCGACCTGCTGCAAAGAATCAGCGGTGCGCTGCTGTATTACGGCGTCTACGACCTCACCGGAACATCCAGCGTACGTAACGCGCCCGCCGACACGCTGGTGCTAGACGGCCCCGGCATGGTCGAGGCGTTGCGCCTGCTCACGCCCGACCTGACTGACGAGCAGCGCCGCCAGCCACCACTGTCGCCGCTGTACGGCGACTTCGCCGGTTTCCCGCCCGCGCTGCTGTTTGCCGGCGAACTCGATCCGCTGCGCGACGACACTCTCAACATCGCCAAACGCTGGGCGCAATCAGCGCCGGTCGAAATGTACATGCTGCCCTCCTCGCCCCACGGTTTTATCCACTTCCCCACGGCCATTGCTCAGGGCGTTCTGGCGTACAGCCGGAAATGGATTTCGGCGCGTGTCGAGGCCGTTAAGGTGCCTGACGAACTGGCGTAA
- a CDS encoding TspO/MBR family protein, translated as MTFFIFLLACAAAATTGVMFKPGPWYETLNKPGFTPPNWAFPVAWTIIYLLLAWAGYRLSLIPGSQTVLALWAAQIALNTLWTPVFFGAHQVLAAMVILTVLWLVVAAMVVLAIQLDLITGLILFPYLAWLCVAAALNFSILIKNR; from the coding sequence ATGACCTTCTTCATTTTTCTTCTGGCCTGCGCAGCAGCGGCAACCACCGGCGTGATGTTCAAACCGGGGCCGTGGTACGAAACGCTGAACAAACCCGGTTTCACCCCGCCCAATTGGGCGTTCCCCGTGGCCTGGACGATTATCTATCTGCTGCTGGCCTGGGCCGGTTACCGCTTGAGCCTGATCCCTGGCAGCCAGACTGTGCTGGCGCTGTGGGCGGCGCAGATTGCGTTGAACACGCTGTGGACGCCGGTGTTCTTCGGCGCGCATCAGGTGTTGGCGGCGATGGTGATTCTCACGGTGCTGTGGCTGGTGGTTGCGGCGATGGTGGTGCTGGCGATACAACTGGACCTGATCACTGGCTTGATCCTGTTTCCTTATCTGGCGTGGCTGTGCGTGGCGGCGGCATTGAATTTTTCCATCCTGATCAAGAACCGCTGA
- a CDS encoding EAL domain-containing protein, which translates to MGYVAWMLNLAAAQQRLETLASIASSRAHGTFSEAAGALKSIAGSRLAPCTPESIDEMRLLTINTLSVKSIGYVEEEIYACGSWGPVEQHATPWREDFTTSDGVRVSLGVQSRIVAAKPMMALQYAAFNVLVDPEQFLHVMLDEDLHLAVGTASGQLVSTSRPGAEHFLARVHSGPHSGLADGYLYTLVHSGDWVAIAALSRHELMQGLIRRELLLLPIGGLLAGVLVLLIVRRTRQRLSPLAELQLAVRNREFVVHYQPIIRLSDGACVGAEALVRWQHPDGSRVCPDAFIPLAEHSGLILPITDQVIDNVMRDVGPLLIKERSLHVAINLAAKDVSSGRFLPKLEAALRRADVQQKQIWLEATERGFVEIDAARATVNRARELGYLAAIDDFGTGFSSLQHLQQLPLDVLKIDKSFVDNIDQDAATGTVTGHIIEMAKSLRLQIVAEGIETEAQRDYLRGHGVQFGQGWLFGKAMPADEFLRFYRDRANLLVGHPALESV; encoded by the coding sequence ATGGGTTACGTCGCCTGGATGTTGAATCTGGCAGCGGCTCAGCAACGTCTGGAAACCCTCGCTTCCATTGCCTCCAGTCGTGCCCACGGGACTTTCAGTGAAGCGGCCGGTGCACTGAAATCCATCGCGGGTTCGCGTCTCGCGCCGTGCACGCCGGAAAGCATCGACGAGATGCGTCTGCTGACCATCAACACCCTCTCCGTGAAGTCGATCGGCTACGTTGAAGAAGAGATTTACGCCTGCGGTTCCTGGGGCCCGGTCGAGCAGCACGCGACGCCATGGCGCGAGGACTTCACCACCTCGGACGGCGTGCGCGTGTCGCTCGGCGTGCAGTCGCGCATCGTTGCGGCGAAACCGATGATGGCGCTGCAGTACGCGGCGTTCAACGTGCTGGTCGATCCCGAGCAGTTTCTGCATGTGATGCTCGATGAGGATCTGCATCTGGCCGTCGGCACCGCGTCCGGGCAATTGGTCAGCACCTCGCGCCCTGGCGCGGAACACTTCCTCGCTCGCGTGCATTCCGGCCCGCATTCGGGCCTTGCCGACGGTTATCTCTACACCCTCGTACACAGCGGCGACTGGGTGGCGATCGCCGCGCTGTCACGCCATGAACTGATGCAAGGCTTGATCCGCCGGGAGTTACTGCTGTTGCCCATCGGTGGTTTGCTCGCGGGGGTGCTGGTGTTGCTGATCGTGCGCCGCACCCGGCAACGTCTGTCGCCGCTGGCGGAACTGCAACTGGCGGTGCGCAATCGCGAGTTCGTCGTTCACTATCAACCGATCATCCGCCTCAGCGACGGCGCCTGCGTTGGCGCCGAGGCACTGGTGCGTTGGCAGCACCCGGATGGCTCGCGGGTCTGCCCCGATGCGTTTATTCCGCTGGCCGAGCACAGCGGTTTGATTCTGCCGATCACCGATCAGGTCATCGACAATGTGATGCGCGACGTCGGCCCGTTGCTGATCAAGGAGCGCAGTCTGCACGTGGCGATTAACCTGGCGGCGAAGGACGTCAGCAGTGGCCGCTTTCTGCCGAAACTGGAAGCGGCATTGCGTCGTGCTGATGTGCAGCAGAAGCAGATCTGGCTGGAGGCCACCGAGCGCGGCTTCGTCGAGATCGACGCTGCCCGCGCCACCGTCAATCGCGCTCGTGAGCTGGGTTATCTGGCGGCCATCGATGATTTCGGCACCGGGTTTTCCAGCCTCCAGCATTTGCAGCAATTGCCGCTGGACGTGCTGAAGATCGACAAGTCGTTTGTCGACAATATCGATCAGGATGCCGCGACCGGCACCGTGACCGGCCACATCATAGAAATGGCCAAGAGCCTGCGCCTGCAGATAGTCGCCGAAGGCATCGAGACCGAAGCCCAGCGCGATTACCTGCGCGGTCACGGTGTGCAGTTTGGTCAGGGCTGGCTGTTTGGCAAAGCGATGCCGGCGGATGAGTTTTTGCGGTTCTATCGAGACCGGGCAAACCTGCTTGTCGGCCACCCAGCGCTAGAAAGCGTGTAA
- a CDS encoding tyrosine-protein phosphatase produces the protein MFQRLLCSLSVLSLSIAAAHAAEAVPLDTPRLQGIDNFRDVAGITTAYTTAHDGTMRAGVFYRSNALTPTAADLAILNGLGIKAVYDLRTPSEIAATPDTMISGATYQNIDIIGSTTSGANITNISFKSAADAIAMMEQTNRAFVSDAGMRGQFGKLFNELASVDAAQLFHCTAGKDRTGWTAAVLQSIAGVDNATIMANYLATNDYTAARVAATLKALPPSMAAIYEPLLGVQASYLQAGLDEVTAEYGSMDNYLKQGLGLSQETIYVLRGKLVEYNSLPGQAGLIGNAAAGAELLRQLQNTNLSGTYSAYNYYLQSAIDAGTLGGVESQVGGQVHADAASYLLRQNAMIEQAAAPFASGTDLKVGQYRLWTTALAGYLGTDGSAHAESSNEHSQGLMVGITQRFSEQLSARGGFGYSKGTVGGAGGEADTDFTFLNVGARYGFTSLEQGLFLDANASAGYIDYDSKRDLGGGLGAAKGDTHGNLTGATLALGYRAPINGMIFEPSLGFRISHLDLNGFKEKGSELALDVDDNSSTRRSAVANLNVAFAPVAMGAWQLVPGVQVGYERTLGDNQVDSQSHLLGLDIEQRAAFDNRDQFSGGVNVMASLGALSLGAEVGANGGGDSHGFNGGLKASYAF, from the coding sequence GTGTTTCAACGTCTTCTGTGTTCGCTGTCCGTACTGAGCCTGTCCATCGCCGCCGCCCATGCTGCCGAGGCTGTACCGCTCGACACGCCGCGCCTGCAAGGCATCGACAACTTCCGCGACGTCGCCGGCATCACCACCGCGTACACCACGGCTCACGACGGCACGATGCGCGCCGGGGTGTTCTACCGTTCCAACGCGCTGACGCCGACCGCCGCCGATCTGGCGATTCTCAACGGCCTCGGCATCAAAGCCGTTTACGACTTGCGTACCCCCAGCGAAATCGCCGCCACCCCCGACACCATGATCAGCGGCGCGACCTACCAGAACATCGACATCATCGGCTCCACCACCTCCGGCGCGAATATCACCAACATCTCCTTCAAAAGCGCCGCCGACGCCATCGCCATGATGGAACAGACCAACCGCGCCTTCGTCAGTGACGCCGGCATGCGCGGCCAGTTCGGCAAGCTGTTCAATGAACTCGCCAGCGTCGATGCCGCGCAACTGTTCCACTGCACCGCCGGCAAGGACCGCACCGGCTGGACCGCCGCTGTGTTGCAAAGCATCGCCGGTGTCGACAACGCAACGATCATGGCCAACTACCTCGCCACCAACGACTACACCGCCGCCCGCGTCGCCGCCACGCTCAAAGCGCTGCCGCCGAGCATGGCCGCGATCTACGAGCCGCTGCTCGGCGTGCAGGCCAGCTACTTGCAAGCCGGCCTCGACGAAGTCACAGCCGAATACGGCAGCATGGACAACTACCTCAAACAAGGCCTCGGTCTGTCGCAGGAAACCATCTATGTGCTGCGCGGCAAACTGGTTGAATACAACAGCCTGCCGGGTCAGGCTGGGCTGATCGGCAACGCCGCCGCCGGCGCCGAATTGCTTCGCCAATTGCAGAACACCAACCTGTCCGGCACCTACAGCGCCTACAACTACTACCTGCAATCGGCCATCGACGCCGGCACCCTCGGCGGTGTTGAATCCCAGGTCGGCGGCCAGGTACACGCCGACGCCGCCAGCTACCTGCTGCGCCAAAACGCGATGATCGAACAAGCCGCCGCGCCGTTCGCCAGCGGCACTGACCTCAAGGTCGGCCAATACCGCCTCTGGACCACCGCGCTCGCCGGCTACCTCGGCACCGACGGCTCGGCCCACGCTGAGAGCAGCAACGAACACAGCCAAGGCCTGATGGTCGGCATCACCCAGCGCTTCAGCGAACAACTCAGTGCACGCGGCGGCTTTGGCTACAGCAAAGGCACTGTTGGCGGCGCGGGTGGCGAAGCCGACACCGACTTCACCTTCCTCAACGTCGGCGCTCGCTACGGCTTCACCAGCCTCGAACAAGGCCTGTTTCTCGACGCCAACGCCAGCGCCGGCTACATCGACTACGACAGCAAACGCGACCTCGGCGGCGGCCTCGGCGCCGCGAAAGGCGACACCCACGGCAACCTCACCGGCGCCACGTTGGCCCTCGGCTACCGCGCCCCAATCAACGGCATGATCTTCGAACCAAGCCTCGGCTTCCGCATCAGCCACCTCGACCTCAACGGCTTCAAAGAGAAGGGCAGCGAACTGGCCCTCGACGTCGACGACAACAGCTCCACCCGCCGCAGCGCCGTCGCCAACCTCAACGTCGCCTTCGCCCCGGTGGCGATGGGCGCATGGCAACTGGTGCCGGGCGTACAAGTGGGTTACGAACGCACACTGGGCGACAACCAGGTCGACAGCCAAAGCCACCTGCTAGGCCTGGACATCGAACAACGCGCTGCTTTCGATAATCGCGACCAATTCAGCGGCGGCGTAAACGTCATGGCCAGCCTCGGCGCCCTGAGCCTGGGCGCAGAAGTCGGCGCCAACGGCGGCGGCGACAGCCACGGCTTCAACGGCGGTCTAAAAGCCAGCTACGCCTTCTAA
- a CDS encoding AraC family transcriptional regulator: protein MFPTPVRQQIILRSDNLRSDDFGALFSRLFGNRYADNPPLPSNIIIGGVYGRHDGVSFRRMHYHGDFTVAFPDPQDEITFVIPTAGKIVFNHATESIGVSHVGLAIDKADIRSMRFLDDHAHHGMSINRHQLTERLSALLDKPILQKIVFEPSVDLETAAFQGIKALIDLATGTEFDLLLNSGTLMPSRLREMLVDAVLEAWPHNFSEELRRPTAMVAPRHVKLAVEFIQAHPEQLVSGVDLARLSHVSQRALQEGFRRFVGMSIVAYQRQVRLERAYEVLKQRGSGSVTEVALRFGFSNVGRFCRYFQGAFGVSPAEFRTRG from the coding sequence GTGTTTCCGACTCCCGTTCGCCAGCAAATCATCCTGCGCTCCGACAACCTCCGTTCGGACGACTTCGGTGCACTGTTTTCCAGATTGTTTGGCAATCGTTATGCCGACAATCCGCCGCTGCCGTCGAACATCATTATCGGCGGCGTTTACGGTCGGCACGATGGCGTGAGTTTTCGGCGGATGCATTATCACGGTGATTTCACCGTCGCTTTCCCCGATCCACAGGATGAGATCACGTTCGTTATCCCCACTGCCGGCAAGATCGTTTTCAACCATGCCACCGAGTCTATCGGGGTGTCGCACGTTGGGCTGGCGATTGATAAGGCGGATATCCGTTCGATGCGTTTTCTGGATGATCACGCGCATCACGGGATGTCGATAAATCGGCATCAGCTCACTGAGCGGTTGTCGGCGCTGTTGGATAAACCGATTCTGCAGAAGATTGTTTTTGAGCCGAGTGTGGATCTTGAGACGGCGGCGTTTCAGGGGATCAAGGCGTTGATTGATCTGGCCACGGGGACGGAGTTTGATTTGTTGCTCAACAGCGGGACGTTGATGCCGTCGCGGTTGCGCGAGATGTTGGTTGATGCGGTGCTGGAGGCGTGGCCACATAACTTTTCCGAGGAGTTGCGGCGGCCGACGGCGATGGTTGCGCCGCGACATGTGAAGTTGGCGGTGGAGTTTATTCAGGCGCATCCGGAGCAGTTGGTGAGTGGTGTGGATCTGGCGCGGTTGAGCCATGTGAGTCAGCGGGCGTTGCAGGAAGGGTTTCGGCGGTTTGTCGGGATGTCGATTGTGGCGTATCAGCGGCAGGTGCGGCTGGAGCGGGCTTATGAGGTGTTGAAGCAGCGGGGTTCGGGGTCGGTGACCGAGGTGGCGTTGCGGTTCGGGTTTAGTAATGTGGGGCGGTTTTGTCGGTATTTTCAGGGGGCTTTTGGGGTGAGTCCGGCGGAGTTTCGGACTCGGGGGTGA
- a CDS encoding 2OG-Fe(II) oxygenase — MQANTQTLPITLTPELDFDQSAASAFGESLTSEYTQATPFPHIVIDNFLQADVIASIREHFPVEPTNNEQIYERGYKGQLKRQISPNACSPYLKNVFNNFNSAPMLEFLEKLTGIQGLIPDPYFAGGGLHETKTGGFLGVHSDFRLNKKLNVERRLNVIIYLTEDWQEAYGGNLELWDVEMKKCLKKVLPVYNRCVIFNTDKDSNHGHPEPLTTPEHITRRSVALYYYTASGVGVDPGQRNKTHYKPRPKDRWSLEYYVQKFFKKKA, encoded by the coding sequence ATGCAAGCCAACACACAAACACTCCCCATCACCCTGACCCCCGAACTCGACTTCGACCAAAGCGCCGCCAGCGCTTTCGGCGAATCGCTGACCAGCGAATACACCCAAGCCACGCCATTCCCGCACATCGTCATCGACAACTTCCTGCAAGCCGACGTCATCGCCAGCATCCGCGAACACTTCCCGGTCGAACCGACCAACAACGAACAGATCTACGAGCGCGGCTACAAAGGCCAACTCAAACGCCAAATCAGCCCCAACGCCTGCAGCCCGTACCTGAAGAACGTATTCAACAACTTCAACTCCGCACCCATGCTGGAATTCCTCGAAAAACTCACCGGCATTCAAGGGCTCATTCCCGATCCTTATTTCGCCGGCGGCGGCCTGCACGAAACCAAAACCGGCGGCTTCCTCGGCGTGCACTCGGATTTTCGTCTGAACAAAAAGCTCAACGTTGAGCGGCGGTTGAACGTGATCATTTACCTGACCGAGGATTGGCAGGAGGCGTACGGCGGCAACCTGGAGCTTTGGGATGTGGAGATGAAGAAGTGCCTGAAGAAGGTGCTACCGGTTTATAACCGGTGTGTGATTTTTAATACGGATAAGGATAGCAATCACGGGCATCCGGAGCCGTTGACTACGCCGGAACACATCACTCGGCGGTCGGTTGCGCTTTATTACTACACGGCGAGTGGGGTGGGGGTTGATCCGGGGCAGAGGAATAAAACGCACTATAAGCCGAGGCCGAAGGATCGGTGGAGTTTGGAGTATTACGTGCAAAAATTTTTTAAGAAAAAAGCGTGA
- a CDS encoding ATP-binding protein, translating into MVLYALMGAQLITITSIRFNNFKALKQYSISLDQCNILVGPNNAGKSTIISAFRILEAALRAGYSRRPEYVYLDEKRVLGHKVPVSGLPVSLENVHTDYEYSETKIEFRFSNSNKIFLNFPEDGGCVLTWECVDNHIKTPSAFKKAFPFSVQVVPVLGPLEHEEPIVAEETVRRSLGTPRACRHFRNFWLQNPDGFESFRELIESSWPGMSISRPERSSSAMVMFCTESRMDREVFWAGFGFQVWCQLLTHLSRSKSFSLTVIDEPEVYLHPDLQRQLLAILRDQSNEFVIATHSTEIMGEADPSEIMIIDKSKRSAKRVKDIEGVQEALISIGSIQNITLTQLARNKKILFSEGDIDYKIIRRFAKKLKFTELSSGNDITQLASEGYSSWPKVQALAWGLKSTPGSEIKIAAIYDRDFWCDDEIAQVEKGLKSNLAFAHVHRRKEIENYLLVPSVLKRCVNKAVADRASRNGENAEEVDVGPELERISKHFEATVQGQYIAKYVEFHRSCRKDSAVLNTEAIQLFNNKWQDLETRMEVVCGKDFLREFRSVMSSVYSITLTDFKIIDEFKVSEIPADLVSLLSELEQYRAAL; encoded by the coding sequence TTGGTTCTTTATGCTTTGATGGGGGCTCAGTTGATCACAATTACGTCGATTCGTTTTAATAACTTCAAAGCGCTTAAGCAGTATTCGATATCGCTTGATCAATGTAATATTCTGGTCGGACCAAACAATGCAGGGAAGTCGACAATAATTAGCGCGTTTCGTATTCTAGAAGCTGCACTGCGTGCGGGTTATAGCCGGAGGCCAGAATACGTTTATCTCGATGAGAAGAGAGTTCTCGGGCATAAAGTTCCTGTTTCGGGGTTGCCTGTTAGTCTCGAAAATGTTCATACGGATTATGAATATTCTGAGACAAAAATTGAGTTCAGATTTTCGAACTCTAATAAAATATTCCTTAATTTTCCTGAGGACGGTGGATGTGTTCTTACATGGGAGTGCGTTGATAATCACATTAAGACCCCCTCGGCGTTCAAAAAAGCTTTCCCATTTTCTGTACAAGTAGTTCCAGTCTTGGGGCCATTGGAACATGAGGAACCAATCGTAGCAGAAGAGACAGTTCGACGATCTCTCGGTACACCGCGGGCATGCCGGCATTTCAGGAATTTCTGGCTGCAGAATCCAGATGGTTTTGAAAGTTTTCGAGAGTTGATCGAAAGTTCTTGGCCTGGCATGTCTATTAGCAGACCAGAACGATCATCCTCTGCAATGGTTATGTTTTGCACCGAAAGCCGTATGGATCGAGAGGTTTTCTGGGCCGGATTTGGTTTTCAAGTGTGGTGCCAATTGTTAACGCACTTGTCAAGATCGAAGTCATTTAGTTTGACTGTGATTGATGAACCTGAAGTTTATCTTCACCCAGATTTGCAACGGCAGTTATTAGCAATCCTAAGAGATCAATCCAATGAGTTTGTAATAGCTACGCATTCCACTGAGATTATGGGGGAGGCGGATCCTTCTGAAATTATGATCATCGATAAGTCTAAGCGATCTGCAAAAAGGGTTAAGGATATTGAGGGGGTGCAAGAAGCATTGATTTCTATAGGGTCCATACAAAATATAACTTTGACTCAGCTGGCTAGGAATAAAAAGATTCTTTTTTCTGAAGGAGATATTGATTACAAAATTATAAGGAGATTTGCAAAAAAATTAAAATTTACAGAGCTATCATCCGGCAACGACATAACGCAATTAGCGTCTGAAGGCTATAGTTCTTGGCCGAAAGTGCAGGCGTTGGCATGGGGTTTGAAAAGTACACCTGGGTCTGAAATTAAAATTGCTGCTATTTATGATCGTGATTTTTGGTGTGACGACGAAATTGCACAAGTAGAAAAAGGTTTGAAATCAAATCTTGCATTCGCTCATGTACACCGCCGTAAAGAAATTGAAAATTATTTATTAGTGCCCTCTGTGTTAAAACGATGTGTCAATAAAGCGGTTGCAGACAGAGCTAGTCGTAATGGTGAAAATGCTGAGGAAGTTGACGTAGGCCCAGAGCTTGAGAGAATATCAAAGCACTTTGAGGCCACGGTGCAAGGTCAGTATATTGCAAAATATGTTGAGTTTCATCGTTCGTGTAGGAAAGATAGTGCGGTGCTCAATACCGAAGCTATCCAGTTGTTTAATAACAAGTGGCAAGATTTGGAGACTCGTATGGAGGTTGTCTGCGGGAAAGATTTTCTTAGAGAATTTCGAAGCGTGATGTCTTCTGTATATTCTATAACGCTTACTGATTTTAAAATAATTGATGAATTTAAAGTTTCGGAAATTCCTGCTGATCTCGTAAGTTTGCTATCTGAGCTAGAGCAGTATCGAGCCGCACTCTAG
- a CDS encoding DUF6124 family protein, with the protein MFKITPNPPEIDPIAGDESPDAKKFNEAVDRALSHYLGPAPEIMLTPYQTNKMFIANPNTKTEELLVNASESLGSASVMLGDVIGLVHGPARKTLQGIAQVVMLGELAVNRALDNVVPTE; encoded by the coding sequence ATGTTCAAAATTACGCCGAATCCGCCAGAAATCGATCCGATTGCGGGCGACGAATCCCCAGACGCCAAGAAATTCAACGAAGCCGTCGACCGCGCCCTCTCCCACTACCTCGGCCCTGCCCCGGAAATCATGCTCACCCCGTACCAAACCAACAAGATGTTTATCGCCAACCCGAACACCAAGACTGAGGAATTGCTGGTGAATGCCAGTGAATCACTCGGCTCGGCTTCGGTGATGCTTGGGGATGTGATCGGGCTGGTTCACGGACCGGCACGCAAGACATTGCAAGGCATTGCGCAGGTGGTAATGCTTGGGGAGTTGGCGGTGAATCGGGCGTTGGATAACGTGGTGCCAACGGAGTAA